A window from Mus caroli chromosome 2, CAROLI_EIJ_v1.1, whole genome shotgun sequence encodes these proteins:
- the Serinc3 gene encoding serine incorporator 3: protein MGAVLGVFSLASWVPCLCSGASCLLCSCCPISKNSTVTRLIYAFILILSTIVSCIMMTEGIQTQLKKIPGFCEGGFQIKMLDTKAEKDCDVLVGFKAVYRINFAVAIFFFAFFLLMLKVKTSKDPRAAVHNGFWFFKIAAIIGIMIGSFYIPGGSFTEVWFSAGMLGATFFILIQLVLLVDMAHSWNELWVNRMEEGNPRLWYAALLSFTSLFYILSIVFAALLYVFYTKPDDCTENKVFISLNLIFCVAVSIVSILPKVQEHQPRSGLLQSSIITLYTLYLTWSAMTNEPERSCNPSLMSIITHLTSPTVSPANSTTLAPAYAPPSQSGHFMNLDDIWGLVIFVFCLIYSSIRTSSNSQVNKLTLSGSDSVILGDTNGANDEEDGQPRRAVDNEKEGVQYNYSVFHLMLCCASLYIMMTITSWYSPDAKFQKVSSKWLAVWVKMSSSWVCLLLYLWTLVAPLVLTGRDFS, encoded by the exons ATGGGGGCCGTCCTCGGCGTCTTCTCCCTCGCCAGCTGG GTCCCGTGCCTCTGTAGTGGTGCATCATGTCTGCTGTGCAGCTGCTGTCCCATCAGTAAGAATTCCACTGTAACTCGGCTCATCTACGCTTTTATCCTCATCCTTAGCACTATTGTGTCTTGCATCATGATGACAGAAGGCATACAAACTCAGCTGAAGAAG ATTCCTGGATTCTGTGAAGGAGGATTTCAAATCAAGATGCTTGatacaaaggcagagaaagattgTGACGTGCTGGTCGGTTTTAAAGCTGTGTATCGGATCAACTTTGCTGTGGCCatctttttctttgccttctttttgCTCatgttaaaagttaaaacaagTAAAGATCCCAGAGCAGCAGTGCACAACGG GTTTTGGTTCTTCAAAATCGCTGCCATTATTGGTATCATGATTGGATCTTTCTACATCCCAGGGGGTAGTTTTACTGAAG TCTGGTTTAGTGCTGGAATGTTGGGGGCCACTTTCTTCATTTTAATCCAGCTGGTGCTCTTGGTAGACATGGCTCACTCTTGGAATGAATTATGGGTAAATCGAATGGAGGAAGGAAACCCAAGGCTCTGGTATGCTG CCTTGCTGTCCTTTACAAGCCTCTTTTACATCCTCTCCATCGTCTTTGCCGCGCTGCTCTACGTCTTCTACACCAAGCCTGACGACTGCACAGAAAACAAGGTCTTCATCAGCCTCAACCTGATTTTTTGTGTTGCAGTTTCTATTGTGTCCATCCTCCCTAAAGTTCAG GAACATCAGCCTCGATCTGGCCTCCTGCAGTCCTCCATCATCACTCTGTACACCCTTTACCTCACGTGGTCGGCCATGACCAATGAACCTG AGCGGTCCTGCAACCCCTCCCTTATGAGCATCATCACACACTTAACTTCACCAACTGTGTCTCCTGCAAATTCAACTACTCTTGCTCCTGCCTATGCTCCGCCGTCACAGAGTGGACACTTTATGAATTTGGATGATATTTGGGGACTGGTTATCTTTGTTTTCTGCCTTATATATTCTAG CATCCGTACTTCAAGCAACAGCCAAGTTAACAAGCTGACCCTCTCTGGGAGTGACAGTGTTATCCTTGGTGATACCAATGGAGCCAATGATGAAGAGGATGGACAGCCACGGAGGGCTGTAGACAATGAGAAGGAGGGGGTGCAGTATAACTACTCCGTTTTCCACTTGATGCTCTGCTGTGCCTCCTTGTATATCATGATGACCATAACCAGCTGGTACAG CCCTGATGCCAAATTCCAGAAGGTATCCAGCAAGTGGCTAGCTGTGTGGGTCAAAATGAGCTCCAGTTGGGTGTGCCTCCTCCTTTACCTTTGGACTCTTGTGGCTCCCCTGGTCCTCACAGGTCGGGACTTCAGCTGA